A single window of Pseudarthrobacter defluvii DNA harbors:
- a CDS encoding ArsR/SmtB family transcription factor, translating to MVVDQLRETETDRLFQALADSTRRDIIRRVTGGEYSVSGLAALYAMSFAAVQKHVAVLERASLVTKEKRGREQIVRGNHEGVQEARRLLDEYEQIWRQRADRIARILTEG from the coding sequence ATGGTTGTAGATCAGCTCCGCGAAACCGAAACAGACCGCCTCTTCCAGGCGTTGGCCGATTCCACACGCCGGGACATTATCCGCCGGGTCACCGGGGGGGAGTACTCCGTCTCGGGTCTCGCAGCCCTCTACGCCATGAGTTTTGCCGCCGTACAAAAACATGTGGCGGTGTTGGAGCGCGCATCCCTGGTCACCAAGGAAAAGCGCGGAAGGGAGCAGATCGTGCGGGGCAACCACGAAGGAGTGCAGGAAGCCCGGCGGTTGCTCGACGAATATGAACAAATCTGGCGGCAGCGGGCCGACCGGATAGCCCGGATTCTCACTGAAGGTTAG
- a CDS encoding SRPBCC family protein has protein sequence MTVISSNKNPEALSLTLVAEFDAGVERVWQLWEDPRQLERWWGPPTYPATFYKHDFVPGGRASYYMTGPEGDKAHGWWEFTSIEPPRKLQFNDGFADNDGNPTGEYGTSHATVTLEPLGERTRMTIQSIFESEEQLEQMIEMGMEEGMKEAIGQIDSILAEHANA, from the coding sequence ATGACAGTCATCAGTTCCAACAAGAACCCCGAGGCGCTGAGCCTCACCCTGGTGGCCGAGTTCGACGCCGGGGTGGAGCGCGTCTGGCAGCTCTGGGAGGACCCGCGCCAGCTGGAGCGCTGGTGGGGGCCGCCCACCTATCCCGCCACGTTCTACAAGCATGACTTCGTGCCGGGCGGCCGCGCAAGCTACTACATGACCGGGCCCGAAGGGGACAAGGCCCACGGCTGGTGGGAATTCACCTCCATCGAGCCTCCGCGGAAGCTGCAGTTCAACGACGGGTTCGCCGACAACGACGGCAATCCCACCGGCGAGTACGGCACCTCCCATGCCACCGTCACCCTCGAACCTCTGGGGGAGCGCACCCGTATGACCATCCAGTCCATCTTCGAATCCGAGGAACAGCTGGAACAAATGATTGAGATGGGTATGGAGGAGGGCATGAAGGAGGCTATCGGCCAGATCGACAGCATCCTCGCCGAACACGCGAACGCCTGA